The Hemicordylus capensis ecotype Gifberg chromosome 6, rHemCap1.1.pri, whole genome shotgun sequence genome window below encodes:
- the LOC128330768 gene encoding basic salivary proline-rich protein 4-like: protein MCKIKRHDIKTILPFLLGAEEEKPSGRRPITSSSLMVARKLLLSPLLRERGAASGKDTLFFDGPAPVAGPSKKRVKHPKTSKRQPPAESSSKGKPPQEGRPSALLGKAGLRRANKAPGGGVPSGEKPLPHLGEGRLPRRRLEAAGDTARRLLHIPRSNLSLHLGEAGQGVSPLGGNRFSGLSRETVLPQIPSTGKTTLTPMGRPPPKPLPSWQHPSAWRGPEPLPALMIKALGPPKADTEPCSWGHPPSVSSSVAKPPPPHFPPKPRPWEEPPSHLSQGPWLQVRALRRPADVPVATPWR from the coding sequence atgtgtaaaataaagagACATGACATTAAAACgattcttcctttccttctagggGCAGAGGAGGAAAAGCCTAGTGGGAGgaggcccatcacctccagcagcctcATGGTGGCTCGGAAGCTGCTGCTGTCTCCCCTGCTGCGGGAGCGTGGGGCTGCTTCCGGGAAGGACACCCTTTTCTTTGATGGGCCAGCCCCTGTGGCTGGCCCATCAAAGAAAAGGGTGAAGCACCCCAAAACATCAAAGAGGCAGCCCCccgcagaaagcagcagcaaggggaaGCCACCACAGGAGGGCAGACCATCAGCCCTCCTGGGCAAGGCCGGTCTGCGTCGGGCTAACAAGGCACCAGGTGGGGGTGTGCCTTCTGGGGAGAAACCCCTTCcccacctgggggaggggagactcccCAGAAGGAGGCTGGAGGCTGCGGGGGATACAGCCAGGAGATTGCTGCACATCCCCAGGAGCAACCTGAGTCTGCACCTTGGGGAGGCTGGGCAGGGCGTCTCCCCGCTGGGGGGGAACCGTTTCTCGGGCTTGTCCCGAGAGACGGTTCTTCCCCAGATCCCTTCAACTGGGAAGACGACCCTGACCCCAATGGGGAGACCCCCGCCAAAGCCCTTGCCATCATGGCAACATCCATCTGCTTGGCGGGGGCCCGAACCATTGCCAGCGCTCATGATCAAAGcgctggggccccccaaggcagacaCAGAGCCTTGCTCCTGGGGACATCCCCCCTCAGTCTCCAGCTCTGTGGCCAAACCACCGCCACCACACTTCCCACCGAAGCCACGCCCTTGGGAAGAACCACCATCTCATCTTTCCCAAGGGCCGTGGCTTCAGGTGCGAGCCCTACGCAGACCGGCTGATGTGCCGGTGGCAACCCCTTGGCGGTGA